The genome window CGAGCACGAGGTGCCGGCGGTGCGGCTGCTGCCGGGCATCCGGCAGCCGGTCCGCGTCGGCGGGCATCTGGCGACGTTGTGGCGTTCGGTTCCCGACACCGGTGCGCGGCCGACCGGCGCGCACCTGGGCCGGCTGCTGCGCAAGGTGCACTCGCTGCCGCCACCGACGACGCTGCCGGAGTGGCGGCCGATGGAGGACGTCCGGCGCAGGCTCTTCGACGCCGAGGACCTCGACTCCGACGACCGGTACTTCCTGGAGCAGCGGTGCGACGACGTCGAGCAGCGGCTCGACGCCCTGCGCTTCCCGCTGCCGCGCGGCGTGATCCACGGCGACGCCCACCTCGGGAATCTGATCGTCACACCTGGCGGTCCGGTGCTGTGCGACCTGGACTCGCTGTGCGTAGGCCCGCCGGAGTGGGACCTGACCCCGATGGCCGTGGGACGCCTGCGCCTGGGACATCCGCCGGAGCGCTACGAGGAGCTGGCGCGCGCCTACGGCTTCGACCTGCTGGCGTGGGAGGGCTTCCAGGTGCTGCGCGACCTGCGCGAACTGAAGATCACCGTCAGCGTGCTGCCGATCCTGCGCAGCAATCCCGGCATCCGCGGCGAGCTGCGCCGCAGGCTCCGCACGATGCGGGCCGGTGACGTCACTGCGCAGTGGGCGCCCTACAACTAGTGGATGACAGCGCCTCGCACTTTCGTACGTTCGGGCGAACTTGTTCGACACGCTCATGTCGTTTAGTGATTCTGGGAGACAGATTCACCTTTTTGCATGTAAACCAGAAGTGGCTAGAGCTGTCAGGCGACCGGACGGGCTGTCGATGGAGATCGCGAACATGAGGCGGGCGAAGCTGGTCCCGAGGTGGCGCGGCAAGCGGGCGCTGCGCTCGGCGCAGGTGCTGGACGACGTGGTGAACGCTCAGGTCGCGCTGCTCCCGCAGCTCTCGCCGGAGGCCAGGCAGCGCAGTGCCGACCACCTGGCGGAGATGGTCATGCTCGGCCAGGCGTACCGGCACTACGCGGCGGGCTGGATCAGCAGGCGCGAGCTGGAGCGCCGCGGCAAGGCCGCGTTGCGCCGGATGGAGTCAACCAAGCGGCCACCTTTGGAGCAACTCACCGAACGTGAGTGACCGTTCAGCGACAGTCGCGATTTTTCGCATCGCGGAATAATTCCTGGTGAACCGCACAGGACTTCGCCCGCGCCGAACGTCAGCGATCTTGGTCGGCCGACCGGGCCCGGGCGGTCGCGATGTATCCGGGGTTGCCGGCGCGCAGTCCGTGCAGCCCGACCAGCGCTCCTGACCCGTCGACCATCGTGTGACCGGGG of Saccharopolyspora erythraea contains these proteins:
- a CDS encoding phosphotransferase enzyme family protein, which codes for MEDGRYTRPKLALALAEICAAVGLDSRDARLLRFVNNGVFLLEREQVIVRIVLAPSFSYRAVNVVEAARWLAEHEVPAVRLLPGIRQPVRVGGHLATLWRSVPDTGARPTGAHLGRLLRKVHSLPPPTTLPEWRPMEDVRRRLFDAEDLDSDDRYFLEQRCDDVEQRLDALRFPLPRGVIHGDAHLGNLIVTPGGPVLCDLDSLCVGPPEWDLTPMAVGRLRLGHPPERYEELARAYGFDLLAWEGFQVLRDLRELKITVSVLPILRSNPGIRGELRRRLRTMRAGDVTAQWAPYN